TCCACACACCTGGAGCGAGGGGGTCATGGCGAGGTCTGCGAGTTTGTTCCTCCTCtggttttgtttctctgtggcCCGCTCCGCCCACCATTGTTGGAGGGCAAAAAGGTTTGAATGCCAAGCGGCAGGAGGGTGGTGGAGCAGACTTTGTGTTTAACTCCACTCGCTCTGTTTGGACCTCCTGAAAACAGCGCCCCTTGGCAAAGTCCTCAGCAGAAATGACTCCCATCACCTCCACCTCTTTCCCACCAATCATGAGAGTCTCTCCCTCGGAAAGCGAGGCCAGCTCCGACACCTTGTAGCCACTACCTACAGTTCAGATATGCACACTTGTCAGGATCGCGTGTAGTAGGAGAAATCAACTAGTATTGACCTACTTAGCCCTTTAgcatattttaatgtttaatgcagTAAGCTTCAGTTAAGTGTAAAAAGTATGCTTGTAGAATTTTATTTAAGATTTGAGTATTTAActattttccagtgtttcatGATCCAAAAACAGGCCTCTGGGGCTGACTATGCACAACTAAGGCAAAGAGGCAATAATACCTTACTTGACAGAAGCCTGggtattttcctgttatttttatatttgatcTTGAGTAAATTAAATGTCAggtaaataattttaattacagtACTGATTACTTTGCTTTCATTGAGTCTTAAGTCAGtcttaatttctttatattttgcaaggaaaatgtgaaataaataggTTCAGCAATTTACTGAAATGTGTAAATGGAGTTTTTTGGtgcaaaaatcacattttatgccTTTCACACTCTGTCACCTTTGATATTCTTGTTAGATTAgacaaaagaaatgtaaagaaattatgtatttttctgACAAGCTGCTAATGATAAAGTACTTGTCTTTGCCAAGTTGTTTGTTATGTAACACTGGCTCATCCTTCGaattaggtgcctttttattgcttgaatgattcatagatcTGCATTTACAAGACTGcagtgaaaatgagtgaaaaagtagCTGAagttcaaagaaaaactttgaaagtcctcgagaaagcctggagaactacaagTCTAGCTCCTTGGAagccaaatataaagaaatgcagGCTATCTCAAGGCTTTTTGTATATAGTATTATATTAAAATTGGGCAGTTGtcattttaaatacaagcaaCAACTATACAGGTGACGAATTAAAATTTGATGTTGGTGTCCGTCTTACCCTTTCCGATATCCTTCCCCTCCATATCTTTAAGAGTGACTGTGCGTCCTCTTGTCACCAGCACTGCGTCTCCCTCCCAGCGCTTATGTTTCTTCTTGCTGGCCTTACACCACACCACACTGAAGTAACGCGCCCCGTCCTGACTGCAGCCAGAGTCTGAGCCtgcaggaggctgaggggttTGGGGAGACCCAGGAGGGCCATCATTCACTCCTGTaacacaaagacataaaacaaagTCAGATCCACCAGATGTACACGGGAAATTGACCAGCAGAGGTCACTGTCGCATCAAGCTTTTCAGCATAAAGGCTTCTACACGCCATTGTTGGCTCCACCTATCAtggaaacaaaatacaacatgtACAAGGCTCAAACAGTTAGCACCGTGAAACAATGCAAATGTCAGCAGATGCGGTCACCTTATGATCTTTCATCAGCTTCTACAAGACGGATTAAAGATGATTTCCTATAAAAGTGGAACACGtgacttggaaataaacagagGACCAGAGGAAAATGGATCTTCTTTTTAATACAAACACGTGAACGCATAGACAAACAGTAAGAGAAATGGGCAACACTTGTATAACAACAGTACAATACAATCAATGTTGAACTCACAATAAATAGCAGTAACACCAAAAACCATCAGGGCCCCTCCCTTCTTTTGTTCGCGCAGCCGGTCAACAGTTCAGCAACCAGCGAGAATTACTCACTCGAACATTTTTGTTATCCCAATAACAGATTAAGGCCTTCAAAAGTTTACCTTGTGCTTCAGTCCTGGTATCTCTAAAATTTGCTACTGGAGTGCTTTCTTGTGGCGACATGAATGGTTTTTGTACGAAGTCTACAGAATGAATAAAAGCGGCTATAAAAATTGTTTTGATAACCAAAACCTCTAGTGGAAAGTGGATTTCTACAGATGGCAGAATGGGTGGAAATGTTCTTTACACAGAGATAACAACACGTCGCTCACACTGACATCAAGTGCTTTAACTCTtacattcatatttttccaACAATCTTAGACAATAAAGATCATTAATGCCTTGCTGGCACTCCTGTAATTAGAGACTGGTGGTAGGTGTAGGCAGGTACATTATCAGTCAATACTACAAATATTCCCTTCCAAAATTTGGACTTTTATACATATTGGCCTGTCACAGTGTTACTGATGTgagctttgttttattacaTAGATGTTTGTCCCCACTTTTGGTACTCATGGACACGATGATGCATTTTTAACACAGACAAGCACAAAGACGGATGGCAGCAGGCGTTATTATCCTAATTATCCTGCAGGACGTAAACAGGTTATCTGTGTGTATACGAGGCACTATGTTTCCAAAAGAAAGTCAAGTCCTGAAACTGATCTCACacaaccaaaataaaacaaaattagtGACTGctccaaagcactttttttcctttttcttttttttaaaaactgtactacTCAGAGCCCCTCCCTTTCTCACAGTGACCACAGAAGTGCATGTTGATACTTGTTATAGAGAAATGGGCAGTCCGTGTCTCAGTCGGGTTGCCTTCAGTTTCTCCACTTTGATCTTGGCTCGCAGCAGTTCCTCCTCCAGTTCCTGCTTCCTCTTCAGcccctctctcttctcctccaGGTACAGGGCCACCTTCCTGTGATTGGCCAGCACCAGCTCGTGCTCCTCTTTGGCCAGTTGCAGAGGCCGAAACCTGTCCGGCTCGTGGTGAGGGTAGATGTCGTTGGGGTAGAGCTCATGGCGTAAGGGCAGCGGCGAGGTGGAGAGAGGGATGTTAACAGAGGAAGGAGCTGGAGATAACGACGCTTCATAATCATGGATGCTGCCCAAGTCCTGCTCTCCCTCTCGCTCCTGGCCTCCTTCCAGCCGTGGTCCTGTGTGCGCTGGGAGGATGGGAAGGTCTGGCGGTGGCTTTACATCCTGTTCAGCGTCCAGCTGGACCACCTCATGGGGGATACTTGGGACAGATGCAGAGTAATCCTGAAGTCCAGCCAGAGATGAGCTGCTGCCAGGATGTTCGATAGGAGAGTTGTGCTTGCTGTATATTAATCTACAAATGGGAAAaacaggattaaaaaaataaataaataagtgagcCTGGAGTGCTTAAGCAGCATTTACTATATCTTGTTTATGTGAAGTGTGTTGAAACCTCTGCAGGTAGGTAAATCAATCAAAGAATTAGGTGAATGATCAGGGAACATTAAAGGGAGTGAAAGGAAATTAAAGGATTTGGCAACAAGTCTTGGTGGTTACAACCTCACACGTGTGAAGCGTTTTTGATCCCACTCTTATTCATCACTAGGATTTCTAACTGTGATGACTGCCTTTTAATCTGAATTATTCAGTGTATTTTTCTCCTCTGCGTACTCTCTTAATCCAGCATGAGGATATTTAGCAGTGTCTTACTTTTTGTAGTGCTGAGAACACAAGATAAATAATTGTTTTGGAGCCAAGTTTCTGATAGAATTATCAATGTGAAAACCAGACCTATGTATTTTCCAAATGTACTGATGAGCCGCCAGTAAATGATGGCAGGTCATGCAGTATGTCCTCTTGAGCCTGACAGTGTTCAGTGAGTAATCTGATTGGGTTTGGGAGCATGAACGGCAGCCCCTCCTCTCCCTCGGTATGTCCAAAACTCTCATGTGACTTGTGTTATCctttatctttgtgtgtgtatgtgttctcATAAGTGCAACCGTACCTGCGCAGCGCCTGGTCCTTTTCGTGGATGGGCACGTGGTGAAACAGGTGAGGGATCATCTCCATAATTCTCCTGGTTGGCTCGGAGATGCTTGCTCTGTACTCTGGCTGGGCGTGTCTCCTTTGCATCACTTCCTGCTTGGCTGACTCCTTCAGTCTCTTGTAGAGGGTCCGGAGGCCCTGAGCTGTGCGATGGGGTCTGTCTCCTCCCAGGGCATTGTACTGTTCAGCAACAGTGTCCCAGCACTTGTTCTTGTCCACGATGACCGCGTGCTTGTTGGTGTGCTCCTCCAGGATTCGGATGTGAGGCCGGACCAGCTTCAACAGGTCCAGCTTCTCAGAGAGGGTGAAGTTGGAGGAGCGGGCTTTACCCACCATactggacaaaaacacagagctggATGCCATCTTCTAGCATACTGGGCTCACGCAGACCAAGTCTGGCCTATGGCTGTCACCCTTTAGTAACCACACTCAGTGGTGTGGGCTTCTCTCTCTtcccacctgtctttttttcagtcCCCGCCGCTCTCTTCTCCTGGTCCACGGTGACACACCAACACTGGTCTAACTCAGAGACATGTCACATTTCCCCCCTTCGTCTTCTTCCTCTCCAAATCAAACATAGGCTATGTCTAACAAGTGCATGGATTCTCACACTACTCCTGGACTCCCTCTCAGCTACgttgcacaacaaaaacaggctGTGCTGCACACAATAAGAATCAGGCTTAACTAGGCCAGCCTCGTTTAGGCCCCCGCCTACCGCGGAGGGCTTTGGATGAATTCCTCCCAGCTTAGGCTGACGTAGCTAAGCCGCTTAAGCCCAGCCCGACCTACTTACAGCTCGGTCTCTCTAAACCCCAAACCGAGCACAGCACAGAGCACAGCAGAGATACACCGGCTCTACAGTGTGACAAAGGGAGTGCTGCAGAGGGACACTGCCCTCTGCACATGTGCCACAACAGTTTGCAAACAGCACACTGTAAGGTGTTAAAGTGTCACATGTCTAACGTCCTAAAGTGAGTGATGCTTTGAATCAGCGCCGGCTTAACTAACTGAACCGGGGGGGAGGGGTCTGTGAGCGCGCTGCGCATGTCCGTGGAACCCGCGCTTCTGGCCGTGCTTCAGTGTAGAATGAATGCAGACGGGGAACGCCAGCTCCGCAGCGCACGCGGCGACTCCGTTGATTAAATACGTGTGTGGGGCGCGTGCAAAAACAGCTCCAGGAAAGCGTGCTCGCGCCGCGCGGTCTCAGGAAGTAAAACAGAAGCACTGGCTGCTCCGACAGGAGGAAGGGGAGGAGAAGGAGACGCTGATCCCGAGCACAGTCCGAATCTGGCCGCTAATTTGCATAATGCTGGACCTGCTGTCACTCAGCCTTCGCCCGCCCGGTTTAACATCTATCCTGTGTGCGTGTTATTATTAGACAGAGCGGAATGCTATTTATATAAACGTTATATCTCATTATAGTGTCTGCTTGAAGCCTCTGCGCGGGGTTTGCTCGAGTTAGACTTTGCAATATAACAGCGAATTtaaacagaatcagaatcagaaaggggtttattgccaaatgttgagcaggtttacaacattaggaaattgctgcggtgcttcagtgcaaacatagtgtcataaatagcacttaaatagacatgaaaaaataaaagtaggaataagaattaaagtgctacgtagaaagatatgtgcatgagatatacatgagatatatacatgagaataagaattaagagtgctacgtagaaagatatatacatgagtgcaggtggtgatcagtgccaaacatggaatgatgcagtgacacagcgtagggtcatgtgttagtggcggggacagtcatatggttattgttcatgtgtccaacagcagaggggaagaaactgttcttatggcgagaggttctggtgcgaatggaccggagcctcctgcctgaggggagcaggtcaaacagactgtgtccagggtgagaagggtcagctgagatccgagctgcacgccgcaatgtcctggaggtgtacaggtcctgcaaagatgggagtctgcagccaatcaccttctcagcagagcgcacaacacgctgcagtctctgtttgtccctgatagtggctccagcgtaccacacggtgatggaggaggtgaggatggactcgatgattgcagtgtagaattgcatcatcgtccgtgttggcaggttgaatttcttcagctgcctcaggaagtacatcctctgctgggctttcttgatgacggaggtgatggtgggctcccacttcaggtcctgggtgatggtggtacccaggaagcggaatgagtccacagaggtgatgggggtgtcagtcaggatgatgggggggagtggggctgtgtgcttcctgaagtccacaataatctccactgtcttctgggcattcagcaccaggttgttgtggctgcaccaggacaccagacgttcaacctccctcctgtaggcagactcatccccgtccgagatgagcccaataacggtggtgtcatctgcaaacttgattagcttgacagactggtgggtggaggtgcagcagttggtgtacagggagaagagcagaggagaaagaacacagccctgaggggagccggtgctgatggtccgggagtccgagacattctttcccaacaGCAGTGGTTGGTATGTGTAGGGCACATTATGAGGAATAATCGCTAATGTGGTggtgatgacgatgatgatgatgtccatGTAATTTATAATACTGGCTCTGCAGTGTTATAAATTACATGGACAGGCCAGTAGCTGTAAACTCTCTTTTGGGACCAGCCATACCTTATTTTACACAGCAAACATGAAAAAGCTTCAGGTCCTGAATGATCCATTTAGGACCGACAACCTCAAGCCAAATATTTGTAATTAGTAACGTCCCTGCCTTTAATGCTGTGTATCGATTAACCGATTATACAAATGTagcccaaaaaaccccaaaaagagATTGCACGACACATTTTTAaggaataaattacaaaaaataaaaagcaaaatgccCGATGttgcaaatatgatacaaatttAATCTCATATATcaaattactattttttttttttttgtcagaaggGTCATTGTACGCTACATTTTCAAAAAGTTGGAAAGTTATTTTATGGTTCAGGGTTTAAAGGATTTAGAAACACGATATATTATCTtgtatattattataattatgttgtTTATAGAAATCCTGGAGGATTTTCCGGTTTGTGTTCTAGTCACTGcacatttttgtgttgtttatttactatttaatatttcttcttttgtacTGATATGGACTGCAGGTGGCTGTGAATGCAAAGTAGATGGTGTGGCTCAAGTAAATATACAGCAGAGCTTTGTGTTCAAGGTGACAGTGTTTGTATCATCTctatctttcttttaaaaagacaacagaatCAGTATTGTTCTGTATGTACACATTAATATACATGATGCTTTTTGcctgaggcaaaaaaaaaaattgccagcAGTGTGACAACGTCTGTCCCCCTTCCTCatcttttgcatatttgtcacatttacatgtttcagatcatcaaacaaatttaaatattagacaaaaataacctgagtaaattcaaaaagtaatttttaaattataatgtaTTAAGGGGGG
The DNA window shown above is from Astatotilapia calliptera chromosome 11, fAstCal1.2, whole genome shotgun sequence and carries:
- the LOC113032096 gene encoding fibrinogen silencer-binding protein — protein: MASSSVFLSSMVGKARSSNFTLSEKLDLLKLVRPHIRILEEHTNKHAVIVDKNKCWDTVAEQYNALGGDRPHRTAQGLRTLYKRLKESAKQEVMQRRHAQPEYRASISEPTRRIMEMIPHLFHHVPIHEKDQALRRLIYSKHNSPIEHPGSSSSLAGLQDYSASVPSIPHEVVQLDAEQDVKPPPDLPILPAHTGPRLEGGQEREGEQDLGSIHDYEASLSPAPSSVNIPLSTSPLPLRHELYPNDIYPHHEPDRFRPLQLAKEEHELVLANHRKVALYLEEKREGLKRKQELEEELLRAKIKVEKLKATRLRHGLPISL